The Kordia sp. SMS9 genome window below encodes:
- a CDS encoding metalloprotease — MNTIRTHFGLYLLLLLSFTAFGQHTNTVTATLQAESNTLNVVQKITYTNETGTTLSEIYLNDWSHAFSGKDTQLAKRFAEEFHRNFHLAPDKKRGYTAVANISANAATLDWQRLRKQVDIIKVTLNQPLLPNESVTLHLNYEVKLPYDEFTRYGFAKNGDFSLRYWYMTPAAYRNGWILYSNKNLDDLYTEQADHNITLIVPEKFQVVSGADSVTNDGNGMIQLKSKNVKDITILLRQNSQFKTFQTDKVSITTNIDPYRLDEKEQAISIDKVVQFIHEKLGAFPREKMMISQIDNKKNPVYGLGQLPSFVRPFTDAFQYEIKILKAILEKNLEESMWMDTRTEKWISDAIEIYMMMGYAETFYPNMKLTGGLSKVWGIRSYEFAKLDFNDQYPFMFMLMARKNIDQPLNTSKDSLTKFNNNIANKYKAGVGLKYLKSYFDETVIDDFVKEYYAKNRLQISTRKDFENLLKSKAPKDIDWYFDNYVDSRKRIDYKIKKVKKVEDSLRVTIQNKYDGNFPISLFGIKNDSVVSKYWVTDIGKKKTVTIPSDSIDRLVLNYDKIIPEFNQRDNWKSLNGFFANNKKLRLTFFKDAENPHYNQIFFVPVARFNLYDGFTPGMRLYNKVFLTKRFLYDLKPSYGLRSKQLVGSGSISYRHDIESENSDLYFTRFTVGGNYFNYAEDLAYTRFVPKITFGFRDPDFRSNQKEFIDLRYVIVQREQSEIPTLSTDDDEPNYSVFNARYVYSNPDPIRHMVWFTDFQITKKFSKISFNLDYRKLFRDNRQLNVRFFFGKFLFNDTNSDFFSFALDRPTDYLFDYNYYGRSEDTGLFSQQLVVAEGGFKSKLENPFSNDWIGTSNVSYSLWKWVEAYGDVGFIKNNGSNMRFVYDSGIRLNLVPDFFELYFPVYSNNGWEIAQPGFDQRIRFIVTLSPKTLTKLFTRKWF; from the coding sequence TTGAACACAATACGCACCCATTTCGGACTATACCTACTGTTACTTCTGAGTTTTACAGCTTTTGGACAGCATACAAATACTGTCACAGCAACGCTGCAAGCAGAAAGTAATACGCTGAATGTTGTTCAAAAAATTACCTACACCAACGAAACAGGAACGACACTTTCAGAAATCTATCTCAACGATTGGAGTCACGCCTTTTCAGGAAAAGATACGCAGCTGGCAAAACGCTTTGCAGAAGAATTTCATCGAAACTTCCACTTAGCGCCCGACAAAAAACGTGGGTATACGGCTGTGGCTAATATTTCTGCGAATGCTGCTACATTAGATTGGCAACGTTTGAGAAAACAAGTAGACATCATAAAAGTTACACTGAATCAACCTTTGCTACCAAATGAATCGGTAACGCTTCATTTGAATTATGAAGTCAAATTGCCATACGACGAATTTACACGTTACGGATTCGCCAAAAATGGAGATTTTAGTTTGCGTTATTGGTATATGACGCCTGCGGCTTACAGAAATGGTTGGATTTTATACAGCAACAAAAACTTAGACGATTTATACACGGAACAAGCAGATCATAACATTACGTTGATTGTTCCCGAAAAGTTTCAAGTCGTTTCAGGAGCGGATTCAGTAACAAATGATGGCAACGGAATGATTCAACTCAAATCCAAAAATGTAAAAGACATCACCATTTTACTGCGTCAAAACTCACAATTTAAAACGTTTCAAACAGACAAAGTAAGTATTACTACCAACATTGATCCGTATCGTTTGGACGAAAAAGAACAAGCAATTTCCATTGATAAAGTGGTGCAATTCATTCATGAAAAACTAGGCGCATTCCCAAGAGAAAAGATGATGATTTCTCAAATTGACAATAAAAAAAATCCCGTGTACGGATTAGGTCAATTGCCATCTTTCGTCAGACCATTTACAGACGCGTTTCAATACGAAATAAAAATCCTAAAGGCGATTCTGGAGAAAAACCTAGAAGAATCTATGTGGATGGACACACGTACGGAAAAGTGGATTTCTGATGCCATCGAAATTTATATGATGATGGGATATGCAGAAACCTTCTATCCGAATATGAAACTGACTGGCGGATTGTCGAAAGTATGGGGAATTCGTTCGTATGAATTTGCCAAACTCGATTTTAATGATCAATATCCGTTTATGTTCATGTTGATGGCGCGTAAAAATATTGATCAACCCTTAAATACTTCAAAAGATTCGCTGACAAAATTCAACAACAATATCGCCAACAAATACAAAGCTGGTGTAGGATTGAAATACCTAAAATCATATTTTGATGAAACAGTCATTGATGATTTTGTCAAAGAATACTACGCAAAAAATCGTTTACAGATATCAACGCGAAAAGACTTTGAAAATTTACTAAAATCGAAAGCTCCGAAAGATATTGATTGGTACTTTGACAACTATGTAGATTCCAGAAAACGAATTGATTACAAAATCAAAAAAGTAAAAAAAGTAGAGGATTCGTTGCGCGTAACCATTCAAAATAAATACGACGGCAACTTCCCTATTTCACTCTTCGGAATCAAAAATGATTCGGTCGTTTCTAAATATTGGGTGACGGATATTGGCAAAAAGAAAACGGTGACCATTCCGAGCGATAGTATTGATCGTTTGGTGTTGAATTATGATAAAATCATTCCTGAATTCAATCAGCGTGACAATTGGAAATCGTTAAATGGTTTCTTTGCGAACAATAAAAAATTACGTCTCACTTTCTTTAAAGATGCAGAAAATCCACATTACAATCAAATATTCTTTGTGCCAGTGGCGCGATTTAACTTATATGATGGTTTTACCCCAGGAATGCGCTTGTACAACAAAGTATTTTTGACCAAACGTTTTTTATATGATTTAAAACCGTCGTACGGACTGCGTTCAAAGCAATTGGTAGGTTCGGGAAGTATATCGTATCGTCATGACATTGAAAGTGAAAATAGCGATTTGTATTTTACGCGATTTACCGTGGGCGGAAACTACTTTAACTACGCGGAAGACTTAGCATATACGCGTTTTGTGCCGAAAATTACCTTTGGTTTTAGAGATCCCGATTTTAGATCCAATCAAAAAGAATTTATTGATTTACGGTATGTGATCGTTCAGCGTGAACAATCAGAAATACCAACGCTTTCAACGGATGATGATGAGCCAAATTACAGTGTGTTCAATGCGCGTTATGTATATTCAAATCCAGATCCAATTCGTCACATGGTTTGGTTTACGGACTTTCAAATTACCAAAAAATTCTCTAAAATTTCCTTCAATTTAGACTATAGAAAACTCTTTAGAGACAACCGTCAATTAAATGTGCGTTTCTTCTTTGGAAAATTTTTATTCAACGATACCAATTCAGACTTTTTCAGTTTTGCACTCGACAGACCTACAGATTATTTGTTTGATTACAACTATTACGGTCGATCAGAAGACACAGGCTTGTTCAGTCAGCAATTAGTAGTGGCTGAAGGAGGATTTAAGTCCAAACTAGAAAATCCATTCTCCAACGATTGGATAGGAACTTCTAACGTAAGTTACAGCCTTTGGAAATGGGTAGAAGCCTATGGAGACGTTGGATTCATCAAAAATAACGGAAGCAATATGCGCTTTGTCTACGACTCAGGAATTCGTTTGAACTTGGTGCCCGATTTCTTTGAATTGTATTTCCCTGTCTACTCCAATAACGGTTGGGAAATTGCACAGCCAGGTTTTGATCAACGCATCCGATTCATTGTAACGCTCAGTCCTAAAACGTTGACGAAGCTCTTTACTAGGAAGTGGTTCTAA
- a CDS encoding TIGR00730 family Rossman fold protein, producing the protein MRKEKNAKGWNEIKTNDSWALFKIMGEFVNGFEKMSQIGPCVSIFGSARTKPDQKYYKLAQKIAHKIVDHGYGVITGGGPGIMEAGNKGAHLGGGTSVGLNIVLPFEQHDNPYIDADKSINFDYFFVRKVMFVKYSQGFVVMPGGFGTLDELFEAITLIQTKKIDKFPIILVGTEFWSGLMDWVKDTLLEKFSNISAGDLDLIHIVDNENEVLDILDAFYKKSNLSPNF; encoded by the coding sequence ATGAGAAAAGAAAAAAATGCCAAAGGCTGGAATGAGATAAAAACCAACGATTCTTGGGCACTTTTTAAGATAATGGGCGAATTCGTAAACGGATTCGAAAAAATGAGTCAAATAGGTCCATGTGTATCCATCTTTGGTTCGGCACGTACAAAACCTGATCAGAAATACTACAAACTTGCACAAAAAATTGCACACAAAATCGTAGATCATGGATATGGTGTTATTACAGGTGGTGGACCTGGAATTATGGAAGCAGGAAACAAAGGTGCACATCTTGGTGGCGGAACGTCGGTTGGATTAAACATCGTACTGCCTTTTGAACAGCACGACAATCCATACATTGACGCTGATAAAAGCATCAACTTTGACTATTTCTTTGTACGTAAAGTAATGTTTGTCAAATATTCACAAGGATTTGTCGTAATGCCTGGCGGATTTGGAACGTTGGACGAACTTTTTGAAGCAATAACACTCATTCAAACGAAAAAAATTGACAAATTCCCTATCATTTTGGTCGGAACTGAATTCTGGTCTGGCTTAATGGATTGGGTAAAAGATACACTCTTAGAAAAATTTTCAAACATCAGTGCAGGCGATTTAGACCTGATTCACATTGTAGATAACGAAAATGAAGTACTGGATATCTTAGACGCATTCTATAAAAAATCCAACCTCAGTCCTAACTTCTAA
- a CDS encoding T9SS type A sorting domain-containing protein, which produces MKRKILILCLLGIGLQQTIAQENIKTMFYNLLNYPELSINRLDELEVIITDYQPDLFMVCELNDAFGAGLIDARMQMINPNYTQATYFNNTSDDLGSDSNLLQNLIYYDSSKFILEGQDIITTTLRDFNRYTLKLNTVNQATNPLVLEVFVGHLKAGNSPEDEIRRFLMVEELTSYLSTIDPNSKVIFAGDLNLYTSNDITFQELTDPANAITLADPINRLGDWHTNSSFIDVFTQSTRTQGGLGGATGGFDDRFDFIMTSENLLTGTDLYYKPNSYKAYGNNLNPNCFNREINSSDCAEVPGSGVSYSQTLRNALYDMSDHLPVVMELETNEQLLSTDQFAETSTFQFVRGNVTADQLAFMLNSNTSNNEYVIYDVLARKLMSGKVKNNDITNVNVANLPKGIYYMKIDNYTETKKFIKK; this is translated from the coding sequence ATGAAAAGAAAAATACTCATCCTTTGCTTGCTAGGCATAGGATTACAACAAACAATTGCGCAAGAAAACATAAAAACAATGTTTTACAATCTTCTAAATTATCCTGAATTATCGATAAATCGACTCGATGAATTAGAAGTCATCATTACCGATTATCAACCCGATTTATTTATGGTTTGTGAATTAAATGATGCGTTTGGCGCAGGTTTAATTGACGCGCGCATGCAAATGATCAATCCAAATTATACGCAAGCAACCTATTTTAACAACACTTCAGATGATTTGGGAAGTGACTCCAACTTGCTACAAAACTTAATCTATTACGATAGTTCTAAGTTTATTTTAGAAGGTCAGGACATTATCACCACAACGTTGCGCGATTTCAATCGATATACGTTAAAACTAAATACGGTAAATCAAGCGACGAATCCACTTGTGTTAGAAGTATTTGTGGGACATTTAAAAGCGGGAAACTCTCCCGAAGATGAAATACGACGTTTTTTAATGGTGGAAGAACTCACATCCTATTTATCTACAATTGATCCAAATAGTAAAGTCATCTTTGCAGGTGATTTGAATCTGTATACAAGCAACGACATTACATTTCAAGAATTGACAGATCCTGCAAATGCCATTACGCTGGCAGATCCGATCAATCGTTTGGGCGATTGGCATACAAATAGCAGTTTTATAGATGTGTTTACACAATCTACACGTACACAAGGCGGTTTAGGTGGCGCTACTGGAGGATTTGACGATCGTTTTGATTTTATCATGACTTCTGAAAACCTGTTGACAGGAACGGATTTATATTACAAACCAAACTCGTATAAAGCGTATGGTAACAACTTAAATCCAAACTGTTTCAATCGCGAAATCAACTCGTCTGATTGTGCAGAAGTTCCAGGTTCTGGCGTAAGTTATTCACAAACACTTCGGAATGCACTATACGACATGAGCGATCATTTACCTGTCGTAATGGAACTGGAAACCAACGAACAATTACTAAGTACAGACCAATTTGCTGAAACGAGTACCTTTCAGTTTGTTCGTGGAAATGTAACTGCCGATCAATTGGCATTTATGTTAAATTCTAACACATCAAACAATGAATATGTGATTTACGACGTTTTAGCACGAAAATTAATGTCAGGTAAGGTGAAAAATAACGATATTACCAACGTAAATGTTGCCAACTTACCGAAAGGCATTTACTATATGAAAATTGATAATTACACGGAAACTAAAAAATTTATAAAAAAATAA